Proteins co-encoded in one Anabas testudineus chromosome 8, fAnaTes1.2, whole genome shotgun sequence genomic window:
- the grid2ipa gene encoding delphilin, with the protein MRRFLSRKGRFSLRQSKSGTRSASKDFYLGLPATNQNWPEAFGFRLGGTGPSYILSVVEGSSAYLAGLQPGDQVVDIEGQDVTNLSTPALIALAQTLKTVPPSIGVVSRINQIDITPGPDGRFGFTIVGDSPLMVEDCMPNGPAGRSGLKAGDYVMEVNSIPVKHHETAAAMIKAAQGRPLRLGVLSMARRPKRLSSSMRVLSQSGDSVRESRAQKAVEFNKKVEEVLGEEPDVKEQLFEVLKQYASDRDVESLGEALPDILITEEHQQLIDNVRIFIPKKHRERFDEVVSQSLMSRLKGRSFSDPSRNRLRRSRSEDHPERLLVSTRASSVPRTHAEEGVPPPARGMRKTTSLIAGHSSGTTTNCRTVRVCKGNMSFGFTLRGHAPVWIDSVIPGSPADKAGLKPGDRILFLNGLDMRTSSHEKVVSMLQGSGAMPTLVVEDGPPSFTLAEQDLAGGSVPTERARSPVLSSLQWVAEILPPSIRVQGRTFGQQLEHLLTIQERYTICKALENFFQHRNVDTLIVDVFPVLDTPAKQVIWQFVYQLLTYEEQEHCQSKISRFLGYKAPVPPPPPPPPPPPEPEVAPEPHRRSSSMRVTGTTYRSSVRGRSSDDLVIGTHLGMGLRTDTVLETGMRLAPGERQSGDGTSLPETPNNLTNLSAVYAELENMYSAKRSKSLKSRPPPAPESLLDLEPPSRTASPTIHVNTGSRKGPPPPTSWPEPLPSPPSAQFYPPGLTSQTSGESNPYISLDSPPPSPPEPPDYPSSPPAHRSSKRRYTFSKPPRSEDTDRFLDALSEQLGQRVAIVDDFLTPENDYEEDVVQMGFPDEEDEDNEEELGVDEEESGGFVAPELSSPSDVQSSSGEENASSLTYSSSSDHIPPPPMTPPPPPPVQFNDPAPPPQAPAQAQPQHQQQQQQQQQLGYTPEHSPRAYVPIRRKSGPPPPPPPRSNPPPKRHSLHKVLPTREDLQVHATIQELKAYQEQQAYQDRQAYEEQQAYKERQVYEEQKAFEEQQLFQEQQAFQEQQAYQEKMFKERQAYEEQKAFEEQQMFQEQQAYQERQVYEQRQAYKEQKAFEELQAYQEQKAYKEQKAFEELQAYQEQKAYKEQKAFEELQAYQEQKAFEERKAYEERKAFAEQQAFEEQQMQQIYQSHHSMPAQPTQQKAHSPLPVQQLHQSLPPLPSPDSIHHHANHPLYMMRQAQQQQAHQGHHHRRQSRSAPPPHQPSPQPTSHGSHQGQYAEGIYQSHQGLRPQPHHSSAEMLHQLQQSQAHHSSPEILQQMQQAIAHYSSSEMLHQMHKSKAHHSSTELLHQAHEMQQMQPHHSSTELLHQAQQMHRGQPHHSSIELLHQMHKPQAHHSSTEVLHQAHQIHQPKPHHSSTELLHQAQQDPASLPAQINRDSHSHQSRRSLKGHHQTQVPPQGRHQEQQMHQTHHPQPTKPSPQRPHSIQQTHHHSSTPQIHHIHHMTPQPPPQDYQHQIHVIHPPQQPHRPQPLLSTFQPLQPHQSTLSTFQPLPQHQQSQHQVQSSTQTTRPQSQPSHHLLQSQQQPQSQSTHLKQSHGQNQPQSLPHSISDPTEHLQPPPPPPLPPPCSPPPLPRPSLSRMDSNHMSVKRLRWEQVENSEGTIWGQLGANSDYDKLHDMVKYLDLELHFGTQKSSMPAPEPSVQPETFKKKDVIEILSHKKAYNASILIAHLKLSPGELRQVLMNMASDRLEPSHIKQLLLYAPDAEEVKKYEEYRQDPSKLSEPDQFVLQMLSVPEYKTRLQSLLFKCSLQEKTEELKGAYDCIYKASVELKTSKKLAKILEFVLAMGNYLNNSQPKTNKTTGFKINFLTELSTTKTVDGKSTFLHILVKSLCQHFPDVLDFSKDLTMVPFAAKVNQRTITSDLNDLHTTIQDIRSACQKMPATSEDRFAVVMSNFLENSHPAVQSLESLQQRAMEEFSKTASYFGEDGKATNTEAFFGIFAEFMSKFERALNDHQAAENLKSPRSPRMASPLAW; encoded by the exons ATGAGGCGTTTCCTGAGCAGAAAGGGCCGCTTCTCCCTGCGCCAGAGCAAGTCCgggaccaggagtgcctccaAAGATTTCT ACCTTGGTCTCCCAGCCACCAATCAAAACTGGCCAGAGGCATTTGGTTTCCGGCTGGGTGGCACTGGGCCCAGCTACATCTTGTCCGTGGTGGAGGGCAGTAGTGCCTACCTGGCCGGCCTGCAGCCCGGGGACCAGGTGGTAGACATTGAAGGGCAGGATGTGACCAATCTCAGTACACCAGCCCTGATCGCTCTGGCTCAAACCCTCAAAACAGTACCACCGAGCATCGGGGTGGTGTCACGGATCAATCAG ATTGACATCACCCCAGGACCTGATGGTCGTTTTGGCTTCACCATTGTGGGAGACAGCCCACTGATGGTGGAGGACTGCATGCCCAATGGTCCAGCTGGTCGCAGTGGTCTTAAGGCTGGGGACTATGTCATGGAGGTCAACAGCATTCCAGTGAAGCATCACGAAACCGCAGCGGCCATGATCAAAGCCGCTCAGGGTCGACCTCTGCGTCTTGGTGTGCTCAGTATGGCCCGGCGGCCCAAACGACTGAGCAGCAGCATGAGGGTGCTGTCACAGAGTGGAGACAGTGTCCGTGAGAGTCGTGCCCAAAAGGCTGTGGAGTTCAATAAAAAG GTGGAAGAAGTATTGGGAGAGGAACCAGATGTGAAGGAACAACTGTTTGAAGTGCTGAAACAGTACGCTTCTGATAGAGATGTGGAGAGTCTAGGGGAGGCTCTGCCTGATATCCTGATCACTGAGGAGCATCAGCAGCTGATTGACAATGTCAG GATCTTCATTCCCAAGAAGCACCGGGAGCGTTTTGATGAGGTGGTTTCTCAAAGCCTAATGAGCCGACTCAAGGGGCGCAGCTTCAGTGACCCTAGCCGCAACCGCCTTCGTCGAAGTCGGAGTGAGGATCATCCTGAACGCCTTCTGGTTTCCACCCGAGCCAGCTCAGTACCACGCACCCACGCAGAAGAAGGCGTGCCCCCCCCTGCCCGCGGTATGCGCAAGACCACTTCACTCATAGCTGGCCACTCCAGTGGCACCACCACAAACTGCAG GACAGTAAGAGTGTGCAAGGGCAACATGAGTTTTGGCTTTACCCTCAGAGGCCATGCTCCGGTGTGGATTGACTCTGTCATCCCTG gaaGCCCTGCAGATAAGGCGGGTCTAAAACCAGGAGACCGCATCCTGTTTCTCAATGGACTGGACATGAG GACTTCCTCCCATGAGAAGGTGGTGTCCATGCTGCAGGGCAGTGGTGCCATGCCCACTCTGGTAGTGGAGGACGGTCCACCTAGCTTCACCCTGGCAGAACAAGACCTTGCAGGAGGAAGTGTTCCCACAGAGCGCGCCCGGTCCCCTGTGCTTAGCTCCCTGCAGTGGGTGGCAGAAATTCTACCTCCCAGTATCAGGGTCCAAGGCCGCACCTTTGGACAGCAGCTGGAGCACCTGCTGACCATCCAGGAGAGGTACACCATCTGCAAGGCTTTGGAGAACTTCTTCCAGCACAG GAATGTTGACACCCTGATCGTAGATGTCTTCCCGGTGCTGGATACTCCAGCCAAACAAGTGATCTGGCAATTTGTTTACCAGCTGTTGACGTATGAAGAACAAGAGCATTGTCAAAGCAAGATATCACGATTCCTTGGATACAAAGCACCAG ttccaccaccaccaccacctcctcctccccctccgGAGCCTGAGGTTGCCCCTGAACCCCATCGCCGTAGCAGCTCCATGAGGGTAACAGGCACCACGTACAGGAGCAGTGTGAGGGGACGTAGCTCTGATGACCTGGTCATTGGCACACACTTGGGCATGG GCCTCCGTACAGACACAGTGCTGGAGACAGGGATGAGGTTGGCTCCAGGAGAGAGACAGTCAGGAGATGGTACCTCCCTTCCTGAAACTCCCAACAATCTCACCAAT CTGTCAGCAGTGTACGCTGAATTGGAGAACATGTATTCAGCCAAGAGGTCCAAGTCTCTGAAGAGTCGCCCTCCTCCTGCCCCTGAGAGTTTGCTGGATCTGGAACCTCCTTCGCGTACAGCCTCTCCTACAATACATGTTAACACAG GTAGTCGAAAAGGCCCACCACCACCTACATCCTGGCCAGAGCCTCTCCCCAGTCCCCCTTCAGCTCAGTTCTACCCACCAGGGCTGACAAGCCAGACCAGTGGGGAATCTAACCCCTACATCAGCTTGGACAGTCCCCCACCTTCACCTCCAGAACCACCCGACTACCCATCTAGTCCTCCTGCACACCGCAGCAGCAAGCGTCGGTACACCTTCTCCAAGCCGCCACGTTCAGAAGATACAGATCGCTTTCTAGATGCACTGAGTGAGCAGTTGGGACAGAGGGTAGCCATTGTGGATGACTTTCTGACTCCTGAGAATGACTATGAGGAG GATGTTGTGCAGATGGGCTTCCcagatgaggaagatgaggatAATGAAGAGGAATTGGGAGTGGATGAAGAAGAAAGTGGAGGGTTTGTGGCCCCAGAGCTGAGCAGTCCGAGTGATGTTCAAAGTAGCAGTGGAGAAGAGAATGCCTCCTCTCTCACTTACTCCTCTTCTTCTGATcacatccctcctcctcccatgacccctcctccacccccacctGTTCAGTTCAATGATCCAGCTCCTCCCCCTCAAGCACCTGCACAGGCTCAGCCTCAgcaccaacaacaacagcaacagcagcaacaacttgGCTACACCCCTGAACATTCCCCAAGAGCATATGTGCCCATCCGCCGAAAATCTGGTCCTCCGCCACCACCTCCACCCCGCAGTAATCCGCCACCTAAACGCCACTCTCTACATAAAGTGCTGCCAACAAGAGAGGACCTACAGGTTCATGCCACCATACAAGAGCTAAAAGCCTACCAAGAGCAACAAGCCTACCAGGACAGACAAGCCTATGAGGAGCAACAAGCATACAAGGAGAGGCAGGTATATGAAGAACAAAAAGCCTTTGAAGAACAACAACTTTTCCAAGAGCAGCAGGCCTTCCAGGAACAGCAAGCATATCAGGAGAAAATGTTCAAAGAGAGACAGGCCTATGAGGAGCAAAAAGCCTTTGAAGAGCAACAAATGTTTCAAGAACAACAAGCCTATCAAGAAAGACAAGTGTACGAACAGCGTCAAGCCTACAAGGAGCAAAAAGCATTTGAGGAGCTTCAAGCCTACCAAGAGCAAAAGGCCTACAAAGAGCAAAAGGCATTTGAAGAGCTTCAAGCCTACCAGGAGCAAAAAGCCTACAAAGAGCAAAAGGCATTTGAGGAGCTTCAAGCCTACCAGGAGCAAAAAGCCTTTGAGGAGCGGAAGGCTTATGAAGAGCGTAAAGCCTTTGCAGAGCAGCAAGCTTTTGAAGAGCAACAGATGCAACAGATCTATCAGAGCCACCACTCAATGCCTGCCCAGCCAACACAGCAGAAAGCCCACTCGCCACTTCCTGTCCAGCAGTTGCACCAGTCGTTACCTCCACTCCCCTCTCCAGACTCCATCCATCACCATGCCAACCATCCCCTGTATATGATGCGCCAagcacagcagcaacaggcCCACCAGGGTCATCACCACCGACGTCAGTCTCGTTCAGCCCCACCTCCACACCAACCGTCACCACAGCCAACATCACACGGCAGCCATCAAGGGCAGTATGCTGAGGGAATCTACCAAAGCCATCAGGGTTTGAGACCCCAACCCCACCATTCTTCAGCAGAGATGCTCCACCAA TTGCAACAATCCCAGGCCCACCACTCATCTCCCGAGATCCTCCAGCAGATGCAGCAAGCCATTGCCCACTACTCATCCTCAGAGATGCTTCACCAAATGCACAAATCGAAAGCTCATCATTCTTCAACAGAGCTTCTGCATCAAGCTCATGAAATGCAGCAAATGCAGCCTCATCACTCCTCAACAGAACTTCTCCATCAAGCTCAACAGATGCATCGGGGTCAACCGCACCATTCATCCATTGAGCTCCTGCATCAAATGCACAAACCACAGGCCCACCACTCCTCCACAGAAGTGCTCCATCAAGCCCACCAGATACATCAACCCAAGCCCCATCACTCCTCCACAGAGTTGCTGCACCAAGCCCAGCAGGATCCTGCTTCCCTTCCAGCTCAGATAAACCGTGACAGCCACTCCCATCAGAGCCGCAGAAGTCTCAAAGGTCATCACCAAACCCAAGTTCCACCACAAGGGAGACACCAAGAGCAGCAGATGCATCAAACCCACCACCCCCAGCCCACCAAACCCTCTCCACAAAGACCCCATTCTATCCAGCAGACCCATCATCACTCCAGCACACCTCAGATCCACCACATTCACCACATGACCCCGCAGCCTCCTCCACAGGATTACCAACATCAGATTCATGTTATTCACCCTCCCCAGCAGCCTCACAGGCCTCAGCCCCTTCTCTCCACCTTTCAGCCCCTCCAGCCACACCAGTCCACCCTGTCCACTTTCCAGCCTCTGCCCCAACACCAGCAGTCACAGCACCAAGTCCAGTCCTCGACCCAAACTACCCGACCACAGTCTCAGCCATCACATCACCTGCTGCAGTCCCAACAACAGCCACAATCTCAGTCAACCCACCTAAAACAATCACATGGTCAAAATCAACCCCAGTCCCTCCCCCACTCTATATCTGATCCCACAGAGCACCTGCAGCCTCCCCCTCCGCCACCTCTTCCACCACCCTGCTCTCCCCCACCATTGCCAAGGCCCAGTTTGTCTAGGATGGACTCCAACCACATGAGTGTGAAGAGACTACGGTGGGAGCAGGTAGAGAATTCAGAGGGGACTATCTGGGGACAG TTAGGAGCAAATTCAGACTATGACAAACTGCATGATATGGTGAAGTATCTGGATCTGGAGCTGCACTTTGGAACACAGAAGAGCTCCA TGCCTGCTCCAGAGCCATCTGTCCAGCCAGAAACCTTCAAGAAGAAAGATGTAATAGAAATTCTGTCCCATAAGAAGGCTTATAATGCCT CCATCCTGATAGCCCACCTGAAGCTGTCTCCTGGGGAACTGCGTCAGGTCCTTATGAACATGGCCAGTGATAGGCTGGAACCATCTCACAtcaagcagctgctgctttacGCCCCTGATGCTGAGGAGGTTAAAAAATACGAAGAGTACAGACAGGACCCCAGCAAACTCAGTGAGCCAGACCAGTTTGTGTTGCAG ATGTTATCTGTACCAGAGTACAAGACCCGCCTGCAGAGCCTCCTCTTCAAGTGTTCTCTCcaggagaaaacagaggagtTGAAGGGAGCATATGACTGTATCTACAAGGCTTCTGTGGAGCTAAAGACTAGCAAGAAGCTGGCTAAGATACTAGAG TTTGTACTGGCGATGGGAAACTACTTGAATAACAGCCAGccaaaaaccaacaaaactACAGGCTTCAAGATCAACTTTCTCACAGAG TTGAGCACAACAAAAACTGTGGATGGGAAGTCGACATTCCTGCATATTCTAGTGAAGTCATTATGTCAACACTTTCCAGATGTGTTGGATTTCTCCAAAGATCTTACTATGGTTCCATTTGCAGCCAAAG TAAACCAGAGGACTATCACATCAGATCTAAATGACCTTCATACAACCATCCAGGACATTCGCTCAGCCTGTCAGAAGATGCCTGCAACTTCTGAGGATCGTTTTGCTGTTGTCATGAGT AACTTCCTGGAAAACAGTCATCCTGCAGTTCAGTCTCTGGAGTCTTTGCAACAAAGAGCAATGGAAGAATTCAGCAAAACTGCATCTTACTTTGGAGAAGACGGCAAAGCCACCAACACCGAGGCCTTCTTTGGTATCTTTGCTGAATTTATGAGCAAGTTTGAG AGAGCTCTCAATGATCATCAGGCTGCAGAAAACCTGAAAAGCCCCAGGAGTCCACGAATGGCCTCCCCACTAGcctggtaa
- the narfl gene encoding cytosolic Fe-S cluster assembly factor narfl, translating to MASHFSGVLQLTDLDDFITPSQECVKPVKVEKKQGKSVAKIQIEDDGSYVQVNQDGGKKKLEKAKITLNDCLACSGCITSAESVLITQQSHEELFKVLRNNKASITERKVVVVSVSPQSRASLAAHYNLSSSEAGRRLTSFFKSLGVHHVFDTSFSRTFSLLESQREFVKRFQRKDQDKKALPMLTSACPGWICYAEKTHGEFILPHISSTRSPQQMMGSLVKGYFAEQQGLSPQQIYHVAVMPCFDKKLEASRSDFYLTEAETREVDCVITSGEVQKMLEEENVSLNDLDPAALDTMFSSVCGDEFLSHAGSGSGGYLHHVFTYAAKQLFGEEVKEFTYKTMKNKDFQEVTLEKDGVAVLCFASTYGFRNIQNLVQKLKRGKSPYHFVEVMACPSGCLNGGGQVKPVTGQNQKDLLQKVEELYKSERPISPEEDIHVAELYQSWLDSVGEERAKELLHTQYHAVEKMTNGLTMKW from the exons atggcttctcATTTCAGCGGAGTGCTACAGTTGACAGATCTCGATGATTTTATAACCCCTTCTCAG GAATGTGTGAAACCTGTCAAGGTAGAGAAGAAACAAGGTAAATCTGTGGCCAAAATTCAAATAGAAGATGATGGCAGTTACGTCCAAGTGAACCAG GATGGTGGGAAAAAGAAGCTGGAGAAAGCAAAGATTACTTTAAATGACTGTTTGGCCTGCAGCGGTTGTATTACCTCAGCTGAAAGTGTTCTCATCACGCAGCAGAGTCATGAGGAGCTTTTCAAAGTGCTCCGCAATAACAAG GCCAGCATCACAGAGCGTAAAGTTGTGGTGGTGTCCGTATCACCACAGTCTAGAGCCTCTCTTGCAGCACACTACAACCTCAGCAGTAGTGAGGCAGGCAGGAGGCTTACCTCTTTTTTCAAAAGTCTCG GGGTCCATCATGTGTTTGATACAAGTTTTAGTCGGACCTTCAGCCTACTGGAAAGCCAGAGAGAGTTTGTCAAACGTTTCCAGAGGAAAGACCAAGACAAGAAGGCCCTGCCCATGCTGACATCTGCCTGTCCAG GTTGGATCTGCTATGCAGAGAAGACCCATGGGGAGTTCATTCTTCCACACATTAGTAGCACTCGTTCCCCCCAGCAGATGATGGGTTCTCTAGTTAAAGGCTATTTTGCAGAACAGCAG GGCCTGAGTCCACAGCAGATCTATCACGTAGCAGTAATGCCCTGCTTTGACAAGAAACTTGAGGCATCGAGGTCAGATTTCTATCTCACCGAAGCCGAGACCCGAGAAGTGGACTGTGTCATCACCTCTG GAGAGGTCCAGAAAatgctggaggaggaaaatGTTTCGCTTAATGATTTAGACCCTGCAGCCCTAGATACAAT GTTCAGCAGTGTTTGTGGTGATGAGTTCCTGAGTCATGCTGGCAGTGGTTCAGGGGGATACCTCCATCATGTCTTCACATATGCTGCAAAGCAACTGTTTggagaggaggtgaaagagTTTACGTACAAGACCATGAA GAATAAAGACTTCCAAGAGGTGACTCTAGAAAAAGATGGTGTAGCCGTGTTGTGCTTTGCTTCCACATATGGCTTCCGAAACATCCAAAACCTTGTGCAGAAACTGAAGAGAGGGAAGTCGCCTTACCACTTTGTTGAAGTTATGGCCTGTCCTTCAG GTTGTCTAAATGGTGGTGGACAGGTGAAGCCTGTAACTGGCCAGAACCAAAAGGACCTTCTTCAGAAGGTTGAGGAGCTCTACAAATCAGAGCGCCCCATATCGCCAGAAGAGGACATCCATGTGGCAGAGCTGTATCAGTCCTGGCTCGACAGTGTAGGAGAAGAAAGAGCCaaagagctgctgcacacacagtaccATGCTGTGGAGAAGATGACCAATGGGCTCACCATGAAATGGTGA
- the hagh gene encoding hydroxyacylglutathione hydrolase, mitochondrial encodes MRVKGAMKVKVISILEDNYMYLVIEEQSKLAIAVDPAVPHRLLEIVKREGLSLTAVLTTHHHWDHARGNENLLKEVPGLKVYGGDDRIGGLTDKVTNAQELKFNSINVRCLFTPCHTSGHMCYFVWEDECTDAPAVFTGDTLFIGGCGRFLEGTAEQMYHNLTQVLGSLPQDTKVFCGHEYTIKNLKFAMLVEPENEKVKEMLSWARARDDDDKPTVPSTLMEEFEYNPFLRLSEEGVQKFTGKTDPIEVLRVLRKEKDKFKKPKERLPPHAMLALEWGLLRP; translated from the exons ATGCGTGTGAAGGGTGCCATGAAGGTAAAGGTGATCTCCATCCTGGAAGACAACTACATGTACCTGGTGATAGAGGAGCAGAGTAAACTGGCCATAGCTGTGGATCCTGCTGTACCACACAGG TTGTTAGAAATAGTGAAGAGAGAGGGCTTGTCTCTGACGGCTGTTCTCACCACACACCATCACTG GGACCACGCTCGGGGGAATGAGAATCTGCTGAAGGAGGTTCCTGGGTTGAAGGTGTATGGAGGAGATGATCGGATCGGCGGTCTGACAGATAAAGTCACCAATGCTCAGGAACTCAAG TTTAACTCCATCAATGTGAGGTGCCTGTTTACTCCCTGCCATACCTCTGGTCACATGTGCTACTTTGTTTGGGAGGATGAGTGCACTGACGCCCCTGCCGTGTTCACAG GGGATACACTTTTTATTGGTGGATGTGGGCGGTTTCTTGAGGGTACGGCAGAACAGATGTACCACAATCTTACCCAGGTGCTGGGATCCCTACCTCAAGACACG AAGGTGTTCTGTGGACATGAGTACACCATTAAGAACCTGAAGTTTGCTATGCTGGTGGAGCCAGAGAACGAGAAGGTTAAAGAGATGTTGAGCTGGGCCCGG gcaagagatgatgatgacaaaCCCACGGTGCCATCTACCCTAATGGAAGAGTTTGAGTACAACCCTTTTCTTCGCCTCTC GGAGGAAGGCGTACAAAAGTTCACTGGGAAGACAGACCCGATTGAGGTGCTGAGGGTCCTGCggaaggaaaaagacaaatttaagAAGCCCAAGGAGAGACTTCCTCCTCATGCCATGTTGGCTCTGGAATGGGGGCTTCTCAGACCTTGA
- the e4f1 gene encoding transcription factor E4F1, giving the protein MNAESNHTAETEREQTTNGNQTITIHTTLGDEDEDVHKCGRCQSEFSTLEAFIQHKLHQSCKRVEAREASSQDVNTEVAAASSSSEVKTAKGATSDEPVKTTNDESSSQLGRGRRKKTATHKVTELPDVTEGSVSENADSDKLVYKVNQEGRYICQLCEKTFKTTNILRTHMKTHSDQKNFSCDLCGTSFRTKGSLIRHNRRHTDERPYHCNLCGQSFRESGALTRHLKALTPCTEKIRFVQYKEILVSKDGVQKGVEADQAALAGQQEVVVVEQQPEDQEMVEAQTAVVSVVEAGSEEVLHQVHFTMEVDGTTQEQQVVVEQSQAEALAAAAAAGNNLICQAIINSGIALGTEESVESVVEETSQATEEIHKVDSDCPDIDEGITEIQIKEEFVEMEGEETDDVDDQTSSKLHTCPHCNRSFKGLNYFRFHVKGHSGYKPFKCTLCQKEFLTGYLLKKHMEVHVSERRYKCGECGKLYKTVGHVREHMRAHSDERPYHCPRCNKGYKTKNALQVHQRTHGDEKPYVCQFCMRGFREKGSLVRHIRHHTGEKPFKCPKCGRGFAEHGTLNRHMRAKGGCHKDDSTEQLGVVTEEQASVDGLTTAAIISEDPHAVLVEFSSVVADTQEYIIKTQTEDEVQEEEVTLIQDSQNEMGNHIMKVVQRIVSQSQGAGNTGSHQIIVRNVVENEEGPSISDCGDTITIATPESLTEQVAMTLASAISDGTLLATAGTVETEDGTVTMVTTEEVIEEGIQMVQQQEEYVITSPEEVEIQAVIV; this is encoded by the exons ATGAATGCAGAAAGTAATCATACggcagaaacagagagggagcaAACGACGAACGGCAATCAGACGATCACCATCCACACCACACTGGGAGATGAAG ATGAAGATGTGCACAAGTGTGGACGCTGTCAGTCCGAGTTCTCAACGCTGGAAGCTTTCATTCAGCACAAGCTGCATCAAAGCTGCAAACGTGTGGAGGCACGGGAGGCCAGCAGCCAGGATGTCAACACGGAG GTTGCTGCAGCCAGTTCTTCTTCAGAGGTGAAAACAGCTAAAGGTGCAACTTCTGATGAACCAGTGAAAACCACTAATG ATGAAAGCAGTAGTCAGCTAGGTCGTGGACGCAGGAAGAAAACTGCAACCCATAAAGTCACTGAGCTGCCAGATGTGACTGAAGGATCAGTATCTGAAAATGCTGACAGTGATAAGCTTGTTTATAAAGTCAACCAGGAGGGACGCTACATTTGCCAACtttgtgaaaaaacatttaaaaca acaaacatcttGAGAACACATATGAAAACTCACAGTGACCAAAAGAACTTCTCATGTGACCTATGTGGCACTTCCTTTCGTACTAAAGGCTCCCTCATTCGCCATAATCGTCGTCACACTG ATGAAAGGCCGTACCACTGTAACCTATGTGGCCAGTCCTTCAGAGAGTCAGGTGCCCTCACCAGACACCTTAAAGCACTCACTCCCTGCACTGAAAAGATCCGCTTTGTTCAGTACAAGGAGATCCTGGTCAGTAAAGATGGAGTACAGAAAG GAGTTGAAGCTGATCAGGCTGCATTGGCTGGCCAACAAGAGGTGGTGGTTGTGGAGCAGCAGCCAGAGGACCAGGAAATGGTGGAAGCTCAAACTGCTGTCGTCAGTGTGGTTGAGGCTGGTTCCGAAGAGGTCCTCCATCAGGTTCACTTCACAATGGAGGTAGATGGAACAACACAAGAGCAACAG GTGGTGGTAGAGCAGTCTCAGGCAGAAgccctggctgcagcagcagcagctggtaaCAACCTCATCTGTCAGGCCATCATCAACTCTGGCATTGCACTGGGAACAGAGGAATCAGTGGAATCAGTGGTGGAGGAGACCTCGCAGGCAACAGAGGAGATACATAAAGTGGATTCTGACTGTCCTGATATTGACGAGGGTATCACAGAGATTCAGATTAAAGAAGAGTTTGTCGAGATGGAGGGAGAG GAAACAGATGATGTGGATGATCAGACCTCCTCAAAATTGCATACTTGTCCACACTGTAACCGCTCCTTCAAAGGATTGAACTACTTCCGTTTTCATGTCAAGGGCCATTCGG GTTATAAGCCTTTTAAGTGCACACTCTGCCAAAAGGAGTTTCTGACTGGTTATCTGCTGAAGAAACACATGGAAGTTCATGTTAGTGAGAGGAGATATAAGTGTGGTGAGTGTGGCAAGCTGTACAAAACTGTTGGGCATGTACGTGAACACATGAGAGCACACTCCGATGAAAGACCCTACCACTGTCCCAGATGCAACAAAGGATACAAAACTAAG AATGCCTTGCAGGTGCATCAGCGGACTCATGGTGATGAGAAACCCTATGTGTGTCAGTTCTGCATGAGAGGCTTCAGGGAAAAAGGTTCTTTGGTGCGACATATCCGCCATCACACAGGGGAGAAGCCTTTTAAATGCCCAAAGTGTGGACGAGGCTTTGCTGAGCACGGCACCCTCAATCGGCACATGCGGGCTAAAG GAGGCTGTCATAAAGACGATTCAACTGAGCAGCTGGGTGTGGTAACGGAGGAGCAGGCATCCGTGGATGGTCTGACTACAGCAGCCATCATCTCAGAGGACCCTCATGCTGTCCTGGTGGAGTTCTCCTCAGTAGTGGCAGACACACAGGAGTATATCATCAAG ACTCAAACAGAGGATGAAGTCCAGGAAGAAGAGGTTACACTTATTCAAGACAGCCAGAACGAG ATGGGGAACCACATCATGAAAGTAGTGCAACGCATTGTCAGCCAGTCACAGGGCGCTGGCAACACGGGCAGCCACCAGATCATTGTCCGTAATGTGGTGGAGAACGAAGAGGGCCCGTCCATCTCCGACTGCGGTGACACCATCACGATCGCTACACCCGAAAGCCTTACAGAACAGGTGGCCATGACACTGGCATCGGCCATCAGTGATGGCACGTTACTCGCCACGGCAGGCACCGTGGAGACTGAAGATGGAACAGTTACCATGGTTACCACAGAGGAAGTAATAGAGGAGGGAATACAGAtggtgcagcagcaggaggaatATGTCATCACCTCcccagaggaggtggagattCAGGCTGTCATTGTATGA